In Anas platyrhynchos isolate ZD024472 breed Pekin duck chromosome 7, IASCAAS_PekinDuck_T2T, whole genome shotgun sequence, one genomic interval encodes:
- the LOC140002964 gene encoding uncharacterized protein yields the protein MGGTGGAAPLPPPRDTRALRTGRCGTSRGPPATPCPSRDSAALSVSPRCRGTGRVLGYPLAPQNASPNPSAPQHPPRAPRGRSHRRPPAGSVPTTHSRGGHPGTDPGPRTGLRSSPFFFFCCFPLKNKTADASLSRFLSQEHSPKTSAPPGPALANLTLCVPGRRRGGRGGPGGHCGVPPPLPKAPHHSLTRGLTIDGPAGGRGGGLTPELRGCPHTHAAHPVTPPVRGHGCQAPPTPASVERGHGVSGMDPPHPAPPPWPPPLTLLPALPPPSPPPPAGPPPGTDPQQRPQTWSVQGGAGGGPPATQHPPRTAVTLGPPHTPPGDAAPRSVCPPNGVLGEEEGGARTPVC from the coding sequence GGAGGTGTGGGACGAGCAGGGGGCCGCCGGCAACGCCGTGCCCCAGCAGGGACAGCGCAGCCCTCTCCGTGTCACCTCGCTGCAGGGGCACGGGGCGCGTGCTCGGGTACCCCCTGGCTCCCCAAAACGCGTCCCCAAACCCAAGCgcaccccagcaccctccaCGAGCACCCAGGGGACGCAGCCACCGCCGCCCCCCTGCCGGCTCTGTCCCCACCACCCACAGCCGGGGGGGACACCCAGGGACGGACCCCGGCCCCCGCACGGGGCTGCGcagttctccttttttttttttttgttgttttccccttaaaaacaaaacgGCTGATGCCTCGCTCAGCCGTTTCCTCTCCCAGGAACACAGCCCAAAAACATCTGCGCCGCCGGGACCTGCCCTGGCGAATTTAACCCTCTGCGTGCCCGGGCGGCGtcggggtgggaggggggggccAGGAGGCCACtgtggtgtccccccccctctccccaagGCCCCTCACCACTCATTAACCCGGGGTTTAACCATTGACGGTCCCGCAGGAGGACGGGGAGGGGGATTAACCCCTGAGCTGCGGGGCTGTCCCCACACACACGCAGCCCACCCCGTGACCCCCCCAGTGAGGGGACACGGCTGCCAGGCCCCCCCCACTCCTGCGTCCGTGGAGAGGGGGCACGGGGTGTCCGGGATGGACCCCCCACACCCTGCACCCCCTCCCTGGCCCCCTCCCTTGACGCTGCTCCCCGCGTTGCCCCCTccgagccccccaccccctgcgGGACCCCCTCCGGGCACCGACCCCCAGCAGCGTCCCCAAACCTGGAGTGTGCAGGGGGGCGCAGGAGGGGGTCCCCCAGCCACGCAGCACCCTCCCCGCACGGCTGTCACGCTtggacccccccacacacccccaggAGATGCCGCCCCGCGCAGCGTTTGTCCCCCtaatggggttttgggggaggaagaggggggGGCAAGGACCCCCGTGTGC
- the RUFY4 gene encoding RUN and FYVE domain-containing protein 4 isoform X1: MAGDGELNRVIRDLQKTIGELNRGYREQNRPVTDGSRELHSLCAQLEFLLQFDLKEKKSFFGQRKDYWDFLCQGLARRRQEHEGVRFVTSLDKLKTPVGRGRAFLRYCLVHRQLAESLQLCLLDPESLSEWYYARSPFLSPQRRAEILGSLYELDGVTFQLALRRADLDTAWPMFSETLVRPSVAKTAPQPGGASTGAAGGARDPSQPVTAPRRAPSPPVGGEEEEEDVERELDTEEDEEEERGDGKEEEEEEKEEDEDEKEEDEEDEKEDEDEQEEERDEKEEDEDAKEEEEDIPSTTKVPQLGANPVPSPPPGTGLTAGPEASPLVARLRAELCQQEEAARALAARLAREERRHRQREESSARQARLREREAEALRETNVFLSRALAEAGGPRALAQAQEEARRWREVAEEQGARLAAALGEAAALASRLQDCQAELEERARTGTPKDEGTPKDAGTPGEVVALQEVLRRALELARGPQDPTVDGEGEGDPGTAADMAMRLAALATEAQEEARQSQQQLQAQREEVARLQEQLSRARQDGERWAAALQRAQREALEREATRGAEQARQQELIRDMKGRLLELLREKDALWQKTEGIDAPAPSPAPREAGLCARCHKDFRLLSRRYSCRLCQGKVCHACSVDVGKQGRCCLLCYQQRHPAAT; this comes from the exons ATGGCAGGGGACGGGGAGCTCAACCGTGTCATCAGGGACCTGCAGA AGACCATCGGCGAGCTGAACCGCGGCTACCGGGAGCAGAACCGGCCGGTGACCGACGGCAGCCGGGAGCTGCACAGCCTCTGCGCCCAGCTGGAGTTCCTCCTGCAG TTCGACCTGAAGGAGAAGAAGAGTTTTTTTGGGCAGCGGAAGGATTACTGGGACTTCTTGTGCCAGGGCCTGGCGCGGCGCCGGCAGGAGCACGAGGGCGTCCGCTTCGTCACCTCGCTGGACAAG ctgAAGACCCCcgtgggcaggggccgggcttTCCTGCGCTACTGCCTGGTGCACCGGCAGCTGGCGGAAtcgctgcagctctgcctgctcgACCCCGAAAGCCTCAG TGAGTGGTACTACGCCCGCAGCCCCTTCCTGAGCCCCCAGCGCCGGGCGGAgatcctgggcagcctgtacgAGCTGGACGGCGTCACCTTCCAGCTGGCCCTGCGCAGGGCCGACCTGGACACCGCCTGGCCCATGTTCTCTGA GACACTGGTGCGCCCCAGCGTGGCAAAGACAGCCCCGCAGCCAGGCGGTGCCAGCACGGGGGCAGCCGGAGGTGCCCGTGACCCCTCGCAGCCCGTCACGGCACCACGCAGGGCACCGAGCCCACCCGtggggggtgaggaggaggaggaggacgtggaGAGGGAGCTGGATAcggaggaggatgaagaggaagagCGTGGTgatggaaaggaggaggaggaggaggaaaaggaggaggatgaggatgaaaaagaggaggatgaggaggatgagaagGAGGATGAGGACgaacaggaggaagaaagggatGAAAAAGAGGAGGACGAGGAtgcaaaggaggaagaagaggacaTCCCCAGCACCACGAAGGTCCCCCAACTGGGTGCCAACCCCGTCCCATCACCGCCACCCGGCACAGGGCTCACGGCCGGGCCGGAGGCATCGCCGCTGGTGGCCCGGCtgcgtgccgagctgtgccaacaGGAGGAGGCGGCGAGGGCGCTGGCAGCCCGGCTGGCACGGGAGGAGCGGCGGCACCGGCAGCGGGAGGAGAGCAGTGCCCGGCAGGCCCGGCTGCGGGAGCGCGAGGCCGAAGCGCTGCGGGAGACCAACGTCTTCCTCAGCCGGGCGCTGGCCGAGGCGGGGGGCCCAAGGGCGCTGGCACAGGCGCAGGAGGAGGCTCGGAGGTGGcgggaggtggcggaggagcaGGGCGCCCGCCTGGCCGCGGCGctgggggaggcggcggcgttGGCCTCGCGCCTGCAGGACTGCCAGGCTGAGCTGGAGGAGCGGGCACGGACGGGCACCCCAAAAGATGAGGGCACCCCGAAGGATGCGGGCACCCCGGGCGAGGTGGTTGCGCTCCAGGAGGTGCTGCGGAGGGCGCTGGAGCTCGCCCGCGGTCCCCAGGACCCCACGGTggatggagagggagagggggacCCCGGCACGGCTGCTGATATGGCGATG CGCCTGGCAGCCCTGGCCACGGAGGCGCAGGAGGAGGCtcggcagagccagcagcagctccaagcccagagggaggaggtggcacggctgcaggagcagctcagcag GGCCCGTCAGGACGGGGAGCGCTGGGCAGCGGCCCTACAGCGGGCACAACGGGAGGCGCTGGAGCGGGAGGCCACGCGCGGCGCGGAGCAGGCGCGGCAGCAGGAGCTGATCCGCGACATGAAGGGgcggctgctggagctgctgcg GGAGAAGGACGCCCTGTGGCAGAAGACGGAGGGCATCGATGCTCCGGCACCCAGCCCGGCTCCCCGCGAGGCAGGGCTGTGCGCCCGCTGCCACAAGGATTTCCGCCTCCTGTCCCGGCGTTACAGCTGCAG gctgtgccagggcaAGGTGTGCCACGCGTGCTCCGTGGACGTGGGCAAGCAGGGGaggtgctgcctgctctgctacCAGCAGAGGCACCCGGCGGCTACGTGA
- the RUFY4 gene encoding RUN and FYVE domain-containing protein 4 isoform X2: MAGDGELNRVIRDLQKTIGELNRGYREQNRPVTDGSRELHSLCAQLEFLLQFDLKEKKSFFGQRKDYWDFLCQGLARRRQEHEGVRFVTSLDKLKTPVGRGRAFLRYCLVHRQLAESLQLCLLDPESLSPFLSPQRRAEILGSLYELDGVTFQLALRRADLDTAWPMFSETLVRPSVAKTAPQPGGASTGAAGGARDPSQPVTAPRRAPSPPVGGEEEEEDVERELDTEEDEEEERGDGKEEEEEEKEEDEDEKEEDEEDEKEDEDEQEEERDEKEEDEDAKEEEEDIPSTTKVPQLGANPVPSPPPGTGLTAGPEASPLVARLRAELCQQEEAARALAARLAREERRHRQREESSARQARLREREAEALRETNVFLSRALAEAGGPRALAQAQEEARRWREVAEEQGARLAAALGEAAALASRLQDCQAELEERARTGTPKDEGTPKDAGTPGEVVALQEVLRRALELARGPQDPTVDGEGEGDPGTAADMAMRLAALATEAQEEARQSQQQLQAQREEVARLQEQLSRARQDGERWAAALQRAQREALEREATRGAEQARQQELIRDMKGRLLELLREKDALWQKTEGIDAPAPSPAPREAGLCARCHKDFRLLSRRYSCRLCQGKVCHACSVDVGKQGRCCLLCYQQRHPAAT, from the exons ATGGCAGGGGACGGGGAGCTCAACCGTGTCATCAGGGACCTGCAGA AGACCATCGGCGAGCTGAACCGCGGCTACCGGGAGCAGAACCGGCCGGTGACCGACGGCAGCCGGGAGCTGCACAGCCTCTGCGCCCAGCTGGAGTTCCTCCTGCAG TTCGACCTGAAGGAGAAGAAGAGTTTTTTTGGGCAGCGGAAGGATTACTGGGACTTCTTGTGCCAGGGCCTGGCGCGGCGCCGGCAGGAGCACGAGGGCGTCCGCTTCGTCACCTCGCTGGACAAG ctgAAGACCCCcgtgggcaggggccgggcttTCCTGCGCTACTGCCTGGTGCACCGGCAGCTGGCGGAAtcgctgcagctctgcctgctcgACCCCGAAAGCCTCAG CCCCTTCCTGAGCCCCCAGCGCCGGGCGGAgatcctgggcagcctgtacgAGCTGGACGGCGTCACCTTCCAGCTGGCCCTGCGCAGGGCCGACCTGGACACCGCCTGGCCCATGTTCTCTGA GACACTGGTGCGCCCCAGCGTGGCAAAGACAGCCCCGCAGCCAGGCGGTGCCAGCACGGGGGCAGCCGGAGGTGCCCGTGACCCCTCGCAGCCCGTCACGGCACCACGCAGGGCACCGAGCCCACCCGtggggggtgaggaggaggaggaggacgtggaGAGGGAGCTGGATAcggaggaggatgaagaggaagagCGTGGTgatggaaaggaggaggaggaggaggaaaaggaggaggatgaggatgaaaaagaggaggatgaggaggatgagaagGAGGATGAGGACgaacaggaggaagaaagggatGAAAAAGAGGAGGACGAGGAtgcaaaggaggaagaagaggacaTCCCCAGCACCACGAAGGTCCCCCAACTGGGTGCCAACCCCGTCCCATCACCGCCACCCGGCACAGGGCTCACGGCCGGGCCGGAGGCATCGCCGCTGGTGGCCCGGCtgcgtgccgagctgtgccaacaGGAGGAGGCGGCGAGGGCGCTGGCAGCCCGGCTGGCACGGGAGGAGCGGCGGCACCGGCAGCGGGAGGAGAGCAGTGCCCGGCAGGCCCGGCTGCGGGAGCGCGAGGCCGAAGCGCTGCGGGAGACCAACGTCTTCCTCAGCCGGGCGCTGGCCGAGGCGGGGGGCCCAAGGGCGCTGGCACAGGCGCAGGAGGAGGCTCGGAGGTGGcgggaggtggcggaggagcaGGGCGCCCGCCTGGCCGCGGCGctgggggaggcggcggcgttGGCCTCGCGCCTGCAGGACTGCCAGGCTGAGCTGGAGGAGCGGGCACGGACGGGCACCCCAAAAGATGAGGGCACCCCGAAGGATGCGGGCACCCCGGGCGAGGTGGTTGCGCTCCAGGAGGTGCTGCGGAGGGCGCTGGAGCTCGCCCGCGGTCCCCAGGACCCCACGGTggatggagagggagagggggacCCCGGCACGGCTGCTGATATGGCGATG CGCCTGGCAGCCCTGGCCACGGAGGCGCAGGAGGAGGCtcggcagagccagcagcagctccaagcccagagggaggaggtggcacggctgcaggagcagctcagcag GGCCCGTCAGGACGGGGAGCGCTGGGCAGCGGCCCTACAGCGGGCACAACGGGAGGCGCTGGAGCGGGAGGCCACGCGCGGCGCGGAGCAGGCGCGGCAGCAGGAGCTGATCCGCGACATGAAGGGgcggctgctggagctgctgcg GGAGAAGGACGCCCTGTGGCAGAAGACGGAGGGCATCGATGCTCCGGCACCCAGCCCGGCTCCCCGCGAGGCAGGGCTGTGCGCCCGCTGCCACAAGGATTTCCGCCTCCTGTCCCGGCGTTACAGCTGCAG gctgtgccagggcaAGGTGTGCCACGCGTGCTCCGTGGACGTGGGCAAGCAGGGGaggtgctgcctgctctgctacCAGCAGAGGCACCCGGCGGCTACGTGA
- the LOC140002921 gene encoding C-X-C chemokine receptor type 2-like isoform X1, whose protein sequence is MEGGMDSISFIGDLSDLLSNYTYDYSTALPDAAISSSPCRPDGSVLNKYLVVFIYCLVFVLSLLGNGLVVLVVTSSHASRSVTDVYLLNLAVADLLFALTLPLWAAYRAHEWVFGTVLCKAISVLQEANFYSGILLLACISVDRYLAIVYATRAATEKRHWVKFVCLAIWLFSVLLSLPVLLFREAFVSPSNGTVCYERIRGEDTAKWRVVLRVLPQTFGFALPLLVMLFCYGVTVRTLLRTKNAQRQRAMKVILAVVLVFLVCWLPYNITLVSDTLMRTRAIAETCERRNHIDTALSVTQVLGFSHSCLNPIIYAFIGQKFRNSFLKILAQRGLISKDAVARYGRASYASTSGNTSTTL, encoded by the coding sequence GCGGGATGGACTCCATCTCCTTCATCGGGGACCTCTCGGACCTGCTCTCCAACTACACCTACGACTACAGCACGGCGCTGCCCGACGCCGCCATCTCCTCGTCCCCCTGCCGGCCCGACGGCTCCGTCCTCAACAAGTACCTGGTGGTCTTCATCTACTGCCTGGTCTTCGTGCTCAGCCTGCTGGGCAACgggctggtggtgctggtggtcaCCTCCTCGCACGCCAGCCGCTCCGTCACCGACGTCTACCTGCTCAACCTGGCGGTGGCCGACCTCCTCTTCGCCCTCACCCTGCCCCTCTGGGCCGCCTACCGGGCGCACGAGTGGGTTTTCGGCACGGTGCTGTGCAAGGCCATCTCGGTGCTGCAGGAGGCCAACTTCTACAGCGGCATCCTTCTGCTGGCCTGCATCAGCGTGGACCGCTACCTGGCCATCGTCTACGCCACCCGCGCCGCCACCGAGAAGAGGCACTGGGTCAAATTCGTCTGCTTGGCCATCTGGCTCTTCTCCgtgctgctctccctgcccgTGCTGCTGTTCCGCGAGGCTTTCGTCTCGCCCAGCAACGGCACGGTGTGCTACGAGCGCATCCGCGGCGAGGACACGGCCAAGTGGCGCGTGGTGCTGCGGGTGCTGCCGCAGACCTTCGGCTTCGCCCTGCCCCTCCTGGTCATGCTCTTCTGCTACGGCGTCACCGTGCGCACCCTGCTGCGGACCAAAAACGCCCAGAGGCAGCGGGCCATGAAGGTCATCCTGGCCGTGGTGCTGGTTTTCCTCGTCTGCTGGCTGCCCTACAACATCACGCTGGTGAGCGACACCCTGATGAGGACGCGGGCCATCGCCGAGACCTGCGAGCGCAGGAACCACATCGACACGGCCCTCTCGGTCACCCAGGTGCTGGGCTTCTCCCACAGCTGCCTCAACCCCATCATCTACGCCTTCATCGGGCAGAAATTCCGCAACAGCTTCCTCAAGATCCTGGCGCAGCGCGGGCTCATCAGCAAGGACGCCGTGGCCCGCTACGGCCGCGCCTCCTACGCCTCCACCTCCGGCAACACCTCCACCACCCTCTGA
- the LOC140002921 gene encoding C-X-C chemokine receptor type 2-like isoform X2 produces MDSISFIGDLSDLLSNYTYDYSTALPDAAISSSPCRPDGSVLNKYLVVFIYCLVFVLSLLGNGLVVLVVTSSHASRSVTDVYLLNLAVADLLFALTLPLWAAYRAHEWVFGTVLCKAISVLQEANFYSGILLLACISVDRYLAIVYATRAATEKRHWVKFVCLAIWLFSVLLSLPVLLFREAFVSPSNGTVCYERIRGEDTAKWRVVLRVLPQTFGFALPLLVMLFCYGVTVRTLLRTKNAQRQRAMKVILAVVLVFLVCWLPYNITLVSDTLMRTRAIAETCERRNHIDTALSVTQVLGFSHSCLNPIIYAFIGQKFRNSFLKILAQRGLISKDAVARYGRASYASTSGNTSTTL; encoded by the coding sequence ATGGACTCCATCTCCTTCATCGGGGACCTCTCGGACCTGCTCTCCAACTACACCTACGACTACAGCACGGCGCTGCCCGACGCCGCCATCTCCTCGTCCCCCTGCCGGCCCGACGGCTCCGTCCTCAACAAGTACCTGGTGGTCTTCATCTACTGCCTGGTCTTCGTGCTCAGCCTGCTGGGCAACgggctggtggtgctggtggtcaCCTCCTCGCACGCCAGCCGCTCCGTCACCGACGTCTACCTGCTCAACCTGGCGGTGGCCGACCTCCTCTTCGCCCTCACCCTGCCCCTCTGGGCCGCCTACCGGGCGCACGAGTGGGTTTTCGGCACGGTGCTGTGCAAGGCCATCTCGGTGCTGCAGGAGGCCAACTTCTACAGCGGCATCCTTCTGCTGGCCTGCATCAGCGTGGACCGCTACCTGGCCATCGTCTACGCCACCCGCGCCGCCACCGAGAAGAGGCACTGGGTCAAATTCGTCTGCTTGGCCATCTGGCTCTTCTCCgtgctgctctccctgcccgTGCTGCTGTTCCGCGAGGCTTTCGTCTCGCCCAGCAACGGCACGGTGTGCTACGAGCGCATCCGCGGCGAGGACACGGCCAAGTGGCGCGTGGTGCTGCGGGTGCTGCCGCAGACCTTCGGCTTCGCCCTGCCCCTCCTGGTCATGCTCTTCTGCTACGGCGTCACCGTGCGCACCCTGCTGCGGACCAAAAACGCCCAGAGGCAGCGGGCCATGAAGGTCATCCTGGCCGTGGTGCTGGTTTTCCTCGTCTGCTGGCTGCCCTACAACATCACGCTGGTGAGCGACACCCTGATGAGGACGCGGGCCATCGCCGAGACCTGCGAGCGCAGGAACCACATCGACACGGCCCTCTCGGTCACCCAGGTGCTGGGCTTCTCCCACAGCTGCCTCAACCCCATCATCTACGCCTTCATCGGGCAGAAATTCCGCAACAGCTTCCTCAAGATCCTGGCGCAGCGCGGGCTCATCAGCAAGGACGCCGTGGCCCGCTACGGCCGCGCCTCCTACGCCTCCACCTCCGGCAACACCTCCACCACCCTCTGA